A region of Curvibacter sp. AEP1-3 DNA encodes the following proteins:
- the uvrA gene encoding excinuclease ABC subunit UvrA, with amino-acid sequence MTQGTIRIRGARQHNLKNLDLDIRTGELTVVTGPSGSGKSSLVFDTLYAEGQRRYVETFSAYARQFLDRMDKPAVDKVEGVPPAIAIDQTNPVRSSRSTVGTMTELNDHLKLLFSRAGSLFDKDTALPVQHDTPETIYTTLLQRAAAEGNPRLVLTFPVELPGNATPDEVTQWLSASGFTRVQAEREVSTVNGVRKVLDVVADRFRIDGVEKARVLEAIETSLKRGSGRLNAYVLKEALAPVDSALVAPETIANAAPEIWRFSTGLHCPQSDIRYTDPIASMFSFNSAVGACDACRGFGRVVGVDYGLVIPNDKLTLRAGAVKPMQTPAWQECQDDLMRHAEASGIPRDTPWYKLTAEQKHWVLKGSPNWNGKWNQHWFGVDRFFEYLETKAYKMHIRVLLSKYRSYTTCPTCSGSRLKTESLLWRIGTKDQADMALDPAKRFMPKGVKWSREQLEALPGLSLHDLMLMPLDRLKRFFDALQSDLGVFGGAEPGVSAVASSTRFASSKSAPSGTPDSAARSEDVAPEKTAPTASEAEHKTLKLLFEEVGTRLKYLCDVGIGYLTLDRQSRTLSGGEVQRINLTTALGTSLVNTLFVLDEPSIGLHPRDMNRIIVAMQRLRDAGNTLVVVEHDPAVMLAADRMIDMGPGPGEKGGQIVFDGTTEALKGANTMTGAYLGGRKQVGMGFKRMVAPNNPRLILEGVTEHNLKNVSVEIPLQRLVCVTGVSGSGKSTLIQDVLAPALLRHFGKATETPGAHTSLLGAEQLSDIVFVDQSPIGKTARSNPVSYVGAWDAIRELFAGAALSRERSYTAAKFSFNSGDGRCPTCGGSGFEHVEMQFLSDVYLRCPDCDGKRYRPEILEVTIERKGRHVNVADVLELTVSEAADLFSADREVIRVLQPIVDVGLEYVKLGQPVPTLSGGEAQRLKLAGFLAEAAKSSSASKQLLARKGSLFMLDEPTTGLHFEDIAKLMRALRKLLDAGHSLVVIEHNLDVIRASDWLIDLGPEGGDAGGQVVAYGTPEDLLLHATSHTGKALREYAAAMGVVHEVAESSATFTSVAAADGLTPGASYARAASSKSASGASPSASGAGVVDTSNSIRIVNAKEHNLKSLSVDIPRGKFSVVTGVSGSGKSTLAFDILFNEGQRRYLESLNAYARSIVQPAGRPEVDAVYGIPPTVAIEQRLSRGGRKSTVGTTTEVWHFLRLLYVKLGTQHCFKDGAAVEPQSAESIAAQLLKNYRGQHIGLLAPLVQGRKGVYTELADWARPKGFTHLRVDGNFLPTSGFPRIDRFKEHNIELPVASLDVTPSNESALRTALADALTHGKGVVYVLSDIGSLREVMAAGESAAGVGKVQVFSTKRACPVCATSYAELDPRLFSYNSKHGWCPDCVGTGVALTKEQRKVFDDSVKDDDNKGREQTFAEADIEDLHDKACPTCSGTRLNATARNVKFAGVGITDIARLSVTDVRQWVQTLQVAGGMTTREGDIARDLVPEIRSRLEFLEEVGLGYLTLDRGAPTLSGGEAQRIRLAAQLGSNLQGVCYVLDEPTIGLHARDNKILLGALQSLSDKGNTLVVVEHDEDTIRHADHIIDIGPSAGKRGGRLVAQGSIADVQNAPESQTGRYLLHAMKHPLAVRRGMVSFSETLALDAAEALTPGASYARDASSKSASGVSTSTAGAGKPAKKLSAKAQKAAVEAARILDSAAANTELAERTKVAAEYAALADRRTAQMSVAAAGSPGVGDDLELAKRVVEEPGAGLPMAGSATTAATYKPKIDWLTVHNATMHNLQGVTAHVPLKRLVAITGVSGSGKSTLARDVLLANVQTAVQKRSTKAGRDALEAGEKIDWLGCEGVTGYESIDRVLEVDQTPIGKTPRSCPATYIGFWDTIRKLFADTLEAKARGYAANRFSFNTGEGRCPSCEGQGMRTIGMSFLPDVKVVCETCKGARFNPETLAVTWRGKNIGDVLQMEVDEAVDFFAAMPVIAHPLQLLKDVGLGYLTLGQPSPTLSGGEAQRIKLVTELSKVRDDVGKRGNKVPHTLYVLDEPTVGLHMADVEKLIHVLHRLVNGGHSVVVIEHDLDVIAEADWVLDLGPEGGNGGGRVVAATTPEDVVKLGTHTGVALAGVLSRV; translated from the coding sequence ATGACCCAGGGCACCATCCGCATTCGCGGGGCGCGACAGCACAATCTCAAGAACCTCGATCTGGACATCCGCACGGGTGAGCTGACCGTGGTCACCGGCCCCAGCGGTTCGGGAAAGTCCAGCCTGGTGTTCGACACGCTGTACGCCGAGGGTCAGCGCCGCTATGTGGAAACCTTCAGCGCCTATGCGCGCCAGTTTCTGGACCGCATGGACAAGCCCGCCGTTGACAAGGTAGAAGGTGTCCCGCCTGCGATTGCGATTGACCAGACCAATCCGGTGCGCTCCAGCCGCTCCACCGTGGGCACGATGACGGAGCTCAACGACCACCTCAAGCTCCTGTTTTCCCGCGCGGGTAGCCTGTTTGACAAAGACACCGCCTTGCCGGTGCAGCACGACACCCCCGAGACGATTTACACCACGCTGCTGCAGCGCGCCGCTGCCGAAGGTAATCCCCGCTTGGTGCTGACCTTTCCAGTAGAGCTGCCTGGCAACGCCACCCCTGACGAAGTAACCCAGTGGCTGAGCGCCAGCGGCTTCACCCGTGTGCAGGCCGAGCGGGAGGTATCTACCGTCAATGGCGTGCGCAAAGTGCTGGACGTCGTGGCGGACCGCTTCCGCATCGACGGTGTGGAAAAAGCACGCGTTCTGGAGGCTATCGAGACCTCCCTCAAGCGCGGCAGCGGGCGATTGAATGCTTATGTGCTGAAAGAGGCTCTGGCGCCCGTGGATAGTGCGCTAGTAGCTCCTGAAACCATAGCAAACGCAGCGCCTGAGATCTGGCGCTTTTCGACCGGCCTGCACTGCCCTCAGAGCGATATCCGCTATACCGACCCGATTGCGTCGATGTTCAGCTTCAATTCGGCGGTGGGCGCTTGCGACGCCTGCCGCGGCTTCGGGCGCGTGGTCGGGGTGGACTATGGGTTGGTCATCCCCAATGACAAACTCACCCTGCGCGCCGGCGCAGTCAAGCCCATGCAGACGCCGGCTTGGCAGGAATGCCAGGACGACCTGATGCGCCACGCCGAGGCCAGCGGTATCCCGCGTGATACGCCTTGGTACAAGTTGACTGCAGAACAAAAGCACTGGGTGCTCAAGGGCTCACCGAACTGGAACGGCAAGTGGAACCAGCACTGGTTCGGCGTGGACCGCTTCTTTGAATACCTGGAGACCAAGGCTTACAAGATGCACATCCGTGTGCTCTTGTCCAAGTACCGCAGTTACACGACTTGCCCGACCTGCAGTGGCTCGCGCTTGAAGACGGAGAGCCTGCTTTGGCGCATAGGCACCAAGGACCAGGCCGACATGGCGCTGGACCCGGCCAAGCGTTTCATGCCCAAGGGCGTGAAGTGGTCTCGTGAGCAACTGGAAGCGCTGCCCGGCTTGTCGCTACACGATTTGATGCTGATGCCTTTGGATCGACTCAAGCGGTTTTTTGATGCGCTGCAAAGTGATCTTGGCGTCTTTGGGGGGGCGGAGCCCGGCGTGTCGGCAGTGGCCTCATCAACTCGCTTCGCGAGTAGCAAATCGGCCCCTTCCGGCACTCCGGACTCCGCTGCGCGTTCGGAAGATGTGGCTCCGGAGAAAACTGCGCCTACCGCCTCCGAGGCCGAGCACAAAACCCTCAAGCTGCTGTTCGAAGAGGTGGGTACCCGCCTCAAATACCTGTGCGATGTGGGTATTGGCTACCTCACTCTGGACCGTCAGAGCCGCACGCTGAGTGGCGGCGAGGTGCAGCGCATCAACCTCACCACCGCGTTGGGCACCTCGCTGGTCAATACACTGTTTGTGCTGGACGAGCCCAGCATCGGCCTGCACCCGCGCGACATGAACCGCATCATCGTGGCCATGCAGCGCTTGCGCGATGCAGGCAATACGCTGGTGGTGGTGGAGCATGACCCGGCCGTAATGCTGGCTGCCGACCGCATGATCGACATGGGACCCGGTCCGGGTGAGAAGGGCGGTCAGATCGTATTTGACGGTACCACCGAGGCCCTCAAGGGGGCAAACACCATGACCGGCGCCTACCTGGGCGGTCGCAAGCAGGTGGGCATGGGCTTCAAGCGCATGGTCGCGCCGAACAACCCGCGCCTGATTCTGGAGGGCGTGACCGAGCACAACCTCAAGAATGTGTCGGTGGAAATTCCGCTGCAGCGTTTGGTCTGCGTGACAGGTGTGTCCGGTTCCGGCAAGTCCACGCTGATTCAGGATGTGCTGGCCCCCGCCTTGTTGCGTCACTTCGGCAAAGCCACCGAAACACCGGGCGCCCACACCAGCCTGCTGGGTGCGGAGCAGCTCAGCGACATTGTGTTTGTGGACCAGTCGCCCATCGGCAAAACGGCGCGATCCAACCCGGTGAGCTACGTCGGCGCGTGGGACGCGATCCGCGAGTTGTTCGCGGGCGCCGCCTTGTCGAGGGAACGCAGCTACACCGCCGCCAAATTCAGCTTCAACAGTGGCGATGGTCGTTGCCCTACCTGCGGTGGCTCGGGCTTTGAGCATGTGGAAATGCAGTTCCTGAGTGATGTGTATTTGCGTTGCCCTGACTGCGATGGCAAGCGTTACCGCCCCGAGATTCTGGAAGTGACGATTGAGCGCAAGGGCCGCCATGTGAATGTGGCTGATGTGCTGGAACTCACAGTGAGCGAAGCGGCGGACTTGTTCAGTGCGGACCGTGAGGTCATTCGCGTGCTGCAACCCATCGTGGATGTGGGCTTGGAATATGTGAAGTTGGGCCAACCGGTGCCCACGCTGTCGGGTGGTGAGGCGCAACGTCTCAAACTCGCAGGCTTTCTGGCCGAAGCGGCCAAGAGCTCCAGTGCGAGCAAGCAGTTGCTGGCGCGCAAGGGCTCGCTGTTCATGTTGGACGAGCCGACTACGGGTCTGCACTTTGAAGACATCGCCAAGCTGATGCGCGCGCTGCGCAAGTTGCTGGACGCCGGCCATTCGCTGGTGGTGATTGAGCACAACCTCGATGTGATTCGTGCGTCCGACTGGTTGATCGATCTCGGCCCCGAGGGCGGGGATGCGGGCGGGCAGGTGGTGGCGTATGGCACGCCGGAGGACCTGTTGTTGCATGCCACGTCGCACACGGGTAAGGCGTTGCGGGAATACGCGGCTGCGATGGGAGTGGTGCATGAGGTGGCGGAGTCGTCGGCTACGTTTACTTCTGTTGCTGCGGCGGACGGGCTCACGCCGGGCGCCTCATACGCTCGCGCTGCGAGCTCGAAATCGGCTTCCGGCGCAAGCCCATCCGCCTCCGGGGCGGGCGTGGTCGACACGTCGAATTCCATTCGTATCGTCAATGCAAAGGAGCACAACCTCAAGTCTTTGTCGGTGGATATTCCACGCGGCAAGTTCAGCGTGGTGACCGGTGTGTCCGGTTCCGGCAAGTCGACGCTGGCGTTTGACATCCTGTTCAACGAAGGGCAGCGGCGTTACCTCGAATCCTTGAATGCCTATGCCCGCTCCATCGTGCAACCTGCAGGTCGCCCCGAGGTGGATGCGGTATATGGCATTCCGCCCACGGTGGCGATCGAGCAGCGGCTCTCGCGCGGCGGACGCAAGTCTACGGTGGGTACGACCACCGAGGTGTGGCACTTCCTGCGCTTGTTGTACGTGAAGCTGGGCACCCAGCATTGCTTCAAAGACGGTGCGGCCGTGGAGCCGCAGTCGGCCGAGAGCATTGCCGCCCAGTTGCTCAAGAACTACCGCGGCCAGCACATTGGACTGCTGGCACCACTGGTGCAGGGGCGCAAGGGCGTGTACACCGAGTTGGCCGACTGGGCGCGTCCCAAGGGTTTCACACACCTGCGGGTGGACGGTAACTTTTTGCCCACTAGTGGCTTCCCGCGGATTGACCGTTTCAAGGAACACAACATTGAGTTGCCAGTAGCCAGCCTGGACGTGACCCCTTCCAACGAGTCTGCCCTGCGCACTGCGCTGGCCGACGCGCTAACCCATGGCAAGGGCGTGGTCTATGTGCTGAGCGACATTGGCAGCTTGCGGGAGGTGATGGCGGCCGGTGAGTCGGCTGCAGGCGTAGGCAAGGTGCAGGTGTTTTCTACCAAGCGCGCTTGCCCGGTGTGCGCGACGTCGTATGCCGAGCTGGACCCACGCTTGTTCTCGTACAACAGCAAACACGGCTGGTGCCCCGACTGCGTAGGCACCGGCGTGGCGCTCACCAAAGAGCAGCGCAAGGTGTTTGATGATTCGGTGAAAGACGACGACAACAAAGGCCGTGAGCAGACCTTTGCCGAGGCCGACATTGAAGACCTGCACGACAAGGCCTGTCCCACCTGCAGTGGCACGCGCTTGAATGCCACGGCGCGCAACGTGAAGTTTGCGGGTGTGGGCATTACCGACATTGCACGCCTCTCCGTGACTGATGTGCGCCAGTGGGTGCAGACCCTGCAAGTGGCCGGCGGCATGACGACCCGCGAGGGCGACATCGCCCGCGATCTGGTGCCCGAAATTCGCAGTCGCCTGGAGTTTCTGGAAGAAGTGGGTCTGGGCTACCTCACGCTGGACCGGGGGGCGCCGACCCTCAGTGGTGGCGAGGCGCAGCGTATCCGCCTGGCGGCGCAGTTGGGCAGCAACCTGCAAGGCGTGTGCTACGTACTCGACGAGCCGACCATCGGTCTGCATGCCCGCGATAACAAGATTCTGCTAGGCGCCTTGCAGAGCTTGAGTGACAAGGGCAACACGCTGGTCGTGGTGGAACACGACGAAGACACCATCCGCCATGCGGACCACATCATCGACATTGGGCCAAGTGCCGGCAAACGCGGTGGGCGCTTGGTGGCGCAGGGGTCGATTGCCGATGTGCAGAACGCTCCTGAGTCTCAGACCGGGCGGTATCTCTTACATGCCATGAAGCATCCCTTGGCTGTGCGGCGAGGAATGGTTTCGTTTAGTGAGACATTGGCGCTGGACGCGGCGGAGGCGCTTACGCCGGGTGCCTCATACGCTCGCGATGCGAGCTCGAAATCGGCTTCCGGCGTAAGCACCTCCACCGCGGGTGCCGGTAAGCCTGCGAAAAAGCTCAGTGCCAAAGCACAGAAAGCAGCAGTGGAGGCGGCGCGCATCCTCGACAGCGCAGCCGCCAATACGGAGCTAGCAGAACGCACCAAAGTTGCTGCCGAATACGCCGCGTTAGCCGACCGCCGCACTGCCCAGATGTCCGTCGCAGCAGCGGGTAGCCCCGGGGTGGGTGACGATTTGGAGCTCGCAAAGCGAGTGGTTGAGGAGCCCGGTGCCGGGCTACCCATGGCGGGTTCAGCAACTACAGCCGCAACGTACAAACCAAAAATCGACTGGCTCACCGTCCACAACGCCACCATGCACAACCTGCAAGGCGTGACCGCCCATGTCCCGCTTAAACGCCTGGTGGCGATCACCGGCGTTAGCGGTTCCGGCAAATCCACCCTGGCGCGTGACGTGTTGCTGGCCAACGTGCAAACCGCCGTGCAAAAGCGCAGCACCAAAGCCGGTCGCGATGCCTTGGAGGCCGGTGAAAAAATCGACTGGCTCGGCTGCGAAGGCGTGACCGGCTATGAGTCCATAGACCGCGTGCTCGAAGTGGACCAAACGCCCATCGGCAAAACACCACGCTCCTGCCCGGCCACCTATATCGGCTTCTGGGACACCATCCGCAAACTGTTTGCCGACACGCTGGAAGCCAAGGCGCGCGGCTATGCGGCCAACCGCTTCAGCTTCAACACCGGCGAAGGTCGCTGCCCGAGCTGCGAAGGGCAGGGCATGCGCACCATCGGCATGAGCTTCCTGCCGGATGTCAAAGTGGTGTGCGAAACCTGCAAGGGTGCGCGCTTCAACCCAGAAACGCTGGCAGTCACCTGGCGCGGCAAAAACATCGGCGACGTGCTGCAGATGGAAGTCGATGAAGCGGTCGATTTCTTCGCGGCCATGCCAGTCATTGCCCACCCTCTGCAGCTGCTCAAAGACGTGGGCCTGGGCTACCTCACGCTGGGACAGCCGTCACCCACATTGAGTGGCGGCGAGGCACAGCGCATCAAGCTGGTCACCGAACTCAGCAAGGTGCGCGACGACGTGGGCAAGCGCGGCAACAAGGTGCCGCACACGCTCTACGTGCTGGACGAACCTACCGTGGGCCTGCACATGGCCGATGTGGAAAAGCTCATCCATGTACTGCACCGCTTGGTCAACGGCGGCCACAGCGTGGTGGTCATTGAGCACGACCTCGATGTGATCGCCGAAGCCGACTGGGTGCTGGACCTTGGCCCAGAAGGTGGCAACGGCGGTGGCCGCGTGGTGGCGGCCACTACGCCGGAAGACGTGGTCAAGTTAGGTACCCACACGGGCGTGGCGCTGGCGGGGGTATTGTCGCGGGTTTGA
- a CDS encoding 2-hydroxychromene-2-carboxylate isomerase, which yields MKQITFYLDFISPYAYLAFEELPVALMGLSYSVRYKPVFLGGLLKHNAVLGPAEVPPKRNWIYRHVQWLAQRQGVELAFPAMHPFNPLGLLRLAIATQAQGLPNRYVCETLFKHVWTGGADAADAARLQAVTAQLAPGREPGDDSVKAQLKAHSDEAIAQGVFGVPSFEVDGKVFWGLDALPMLRAYLEGDAWFADNDADKRWNAVQAIPSGIPSRTA from the coding sequence ATGAAGCAAATCACGTTTTATCTGGATTTCATTTCTCCCTACGCTTACCTCGCGTTTGAGGAGTTGCCAGTAGCGCTTATGGGGCTGAGCTACAGCGTGCGCTACAAGCCCGTGTTTCTGGGCGGCTTGCTCAAGCACAACGCGGTGCTGGGCCCGGCTGAGGTGCCGCCCAAGCGCAACTGGATTTACCGTCATGTGCAGTGGTTGGCGCAGCGGCAAGGTGTGGAACTGGCTTTTCCCGCCATGCATCCTTTCAATCCGCTGGGTTTGCTGCGGCTGGCCATTGCCACACAGGCACAGGGCTTGCCCAATCGCTATGTGTGCGAGACCTTGTTCAAACATGTGTGGACAGGTGGTGCCGATGCGGCGGATGCCGCGCGGCTTCAGGCCGTGACCGCACAGTTGGCTCCCGGGCGCGAACCGGGTGACGACAGCGTGAAAGCGCAGCTCAAAGCCCATAGTGATGAGGCGATTGCGCAGGGTGTATTCGGCGTGCCCAGTTTCGAAGTGGACGGCAAAGTATTCTGGGGATTGGATGCCTTGCCCATGCTGCGCGCCTACCTTGAAGGCGACGCCTGGTTTGCTGACAACGACGCTGACAAACGCTGGAATGCCGTGCAAGCCATTCCCTCGGGTATACCCTCGCGCACTGCCTGA
- a CDS encoding hydroxymethylglutaryl-CoA lyase: MNTPSRVKIIDVGPRDGLQNEKQPVPAAIKVELVHRLQDAGLKEIEVTSFVSPKWVPQMGDNAEVMAGVQRRDGVRYSVLTPNMKGYEAAVLSQPDEIVVFGAASEAFSQKNINCSIEESIERFRPVAQAAKEAGIAVRGAISCAVGCPYEGDIAPERVALVAKLMRDIGVEHVGVADTIGVGTPVKVQRALEATLQYYTVDQVSGHFHDTYGMALANTLASLELGILHFDTSVAGLGGCPYAKGATGNVATEDVVYMLQGMGIETGIDLDKLIDAGKFISDFLGRKPHSRAANALLTKRLG; this comes from the coding sequence ATGAACACTCCCTCCCGCGTAAAGATCATCGACGTCGGCCCGCGCGACGGGCTGCAAAACGAAAAGCAACCGGTGCCCGCCGCCATCAAGGTCGAGCTGGTGCACCGCTTGCAGGATGCCGGCCTCAAGGAAATTGAAGTCACCAGTTTCGTGAGCCCGAAATGGGTGCCGCAAATGGGCGATAACGCTGAGGTGATGGCGGGTGTGCAACGCCGCGATGGCGTGCGTTACTCAGTGCTCACGCCCAACATGAAGGGCTATGAAGCTGCGGTGCTGTCCCAACCCGACGAAATCGTGGTGTTTGGCGCTGCGAGCGAAGCCTTCAGCCAGAAAAACATCAACTGCTCGATCGAGGAAAGCATTGAGCGCTTCCGCCCGGTGGCCCAAGCCGCCAAAGAAGCCGGCATCGCTGTGCGCGGCGCCATCTCCTGCGCGGTGGGTTGCCCGTATGAAGGCGACATCGCTCCCGAACGTGTGGCGCTGGTAGCCAAGCTGATGCGCGACATCGGTGTGGAGCACGTGGGCGTGGCCGACACCATTGGCGTGGGTACTCCGGTCAAGGTGCAGCGCGCCTTGGAAGCCACATTGCAGTACTACACCGTGGACCAGGTTTCCGGCCATTTCCACGACACCTATGGCATGGCGCTGGCCAACACGCTGGCGTCACTGGAACTGGGTATCTTGCACTTTGATACCTCGGTGGCCGGATTGGGCGGCTGCCCCTATGCCAAGGGAGCCACCGGCAATGTGGCTACCGAAGACGTGGTTTACATGTTGCAAGGCATGGGTATAGAGACCGGCATCGACCTCGACAAGCTGATTGACGCGGGCAAATTCATCAGTGATTTTCTGGGCCGCAAGCCGCATTCGCGTGCTGCCAATGCGCTGCTTACCAAGCGTCTGGGCTAA
- a CDS encoding YbaK/EbsC family protein, whose translation MTELPEGVQRVAAALQEKNHPHGPVMLDGAARTAQQAADALGVAVGQIAKSIIFKRVADEAAVLVVTSGDRRVDEAKVAALVGPLARANAAFVKERTGFSIGGVSPVAHAMPGVTLIDRELFRFEQVWAAAGHPHGVFQLHPQDLVALTGAPVADVVEAPDEENVLDTLARENAIKTLAARAVSVGAMAENIPSPCVNVCRMDTGSGLCEGCFRTIEDIREWGRSDDTAKKVMWGQITERLRQTHPEAFV comes from the coding sequence TTGACTGAATTACCTGAAGGCGTGCAGCGCGTAGCGGCTGCATTGCAAGAAAAAAATCATCCCCATGGCCCTGTGATGTTGGATGGTGCTGCGCGCACCGCTCAGCAGGCCGCAGACGCGCTGGGCGTGGCGGTGGGCCAGATTGCCAAGAGCATCATCTTCAAGCGGGTTGCTGATGAGGCGGCTGTGCTGGTAGTGACCTCTGGTGACCGTCGTGTGGACGAAGCCAAGGTGGCCGCGCTGGTGGGGCCGCTGGCGCGTGCAAATGCAGCGTTTGTGAAGGAGCGCACCGGCTTCTCCATTGGCGGGGTGAGCCCGGTGGCGCATGCCATGCCCGGTGTCACCTTGATTGACCGCGAGCTATTCCGCTTTGAACAAGTGTGGGCCGCAGCCGGTCACCCGCACGGGGTGTTCCAGTTGCATCCGCAGGATCTGGTAGCGCTGACAGGTGCCCCTGTGGCTGATGTGGTGGAAGCACCGGATGAAGAAAACGTGCTGGATACCCTGGCGCGCGAAAATGCTATCAAAACGCTAGCTGCTCGCGCAGTATCGGTGGGCGCCATGGCCGAAAATATCCCGAGTCCCTGTGTGAATGTGTGCCGCATGGACACGGGTAGTGGCTTGTGCGAAGGGTGCTTCCGCACTATCGAAGACATTCGCGAATGGGGCCGCAGTGACGATACCGCCAAGAAGGTGATGTGGGGCCAGATCACTGAGCGTCTGCGCCAAACGCACCCGGAAGCCTTTGTTTAA
- a CDS encoding MFS transporter, with amino-acid sequence MSAEEKKVIFASSLGTVFEWYDFYLYGSLAAIIAKQFFSGLDEGSAFIFALLAFAAGFIVRPFGALVFGRLGDMIGRKYTFLVTILIMGLSTFIVGILPNYASIGVAAPVILIGLRLLQGLALGGEYGGAATYVAEHAPQGKRGAYTAWIQTTATLGLFLSLMVILGTRTAIGEDAFADWGWRVPFLVSILLLGISVYIRLSMNESPAFTKMKAEGKTSKAPLSESFGQWKNLKIVILALIGLTAGQAVIWYSGQFYALFFLTQALKVDGPTANIMVAISLIIGTPFFIVFGSLSDKIGRKPIILAGCLLGALTYFPVFEALTKAANPDLYAAQQTAKVTVTADPAECSFQFNPTGTKKFTSSCDIAKQRLAGASVSYENVAAPAGTPAVIKVGETVVNVKYSPEDVAAAKAKAEAKLAELSAANPVDEKAVAAAKKSVADLSNEKTAAGTLLGSNLGAALKAAGYPAKADMAKFDKVKVVVILTYLVLLVTMVYGPIAAMLVEMFPTRIRYTSMSLPYHIGNGWFGGLLPTTAFAIVAQTGNMYNGLWYPIIIAGATVVIGGLFIKETKDVDIYAND; translated from the coding sequence ATGTCTGCGGAAGAGAAGAAAGTTATCTTCGCTTCCTCGCTCGGCACTGTTTTCGAGTGGTACGACTTTTACCTGTACGGTTCTTTGGCAGCCATCATTGCCAAGCAGTTCTTCAGCGGTCTGGACGAAGGTTCTGCCTTCATTTTTGCGTTGTTGGCGTTTGCCGCCGGCTTCATCGTGCGTCCCTTCGGCGCGCTGGTGTTCGGCCGCTTGGGCGACATGATCGGCCGCAAGTACACCTTCCTGGTGACCATCCTGATCATGGGCTTGTCCACTTTCATCGTGGGTATCCTGCCTAACTACGCCTCTATCGGCGTGGCTGCTCCCGTTATCCTGATCGGCCTGCGTTTGCTGCAAGGCTTGGCTTTGGGCGGTGAGTACGGTGGTGCTGCTACCTACGTGGCTGAGCACGCTCCTCAGGGCAAGCGTGGTGCTTACACCGCTTGGATCCAGACTACAGCGACACTGGGCTTGTTCCTGTCCCTGATGGTGATTCTGGGTACACGTACCGCTATCGGTGAAGATGCCTTCGCGGATTGGGGCTGGCGCGTTCCGTTCCTCGTGTCCATTCTTCTCTTGGGCATTTCTGTCTACATTCGCTTGAGCATGAACGAATCCCCCGCTTTCACCAAAATGAAGGCAGAGGGCAAAACTTCCAAGGCACCTCTGTCTGAATCTTTCGGCCAGTGGAAAAACCTGAAGATCGTTATCTTGGCCCTGATCGGATTGACTGCCGGTCAAGCGGTGATCTGGTACTCCGGCCAGTTCTATGCCTTGTTCTTCCTGACCCAGGCGCTGAAGGTGGACGGTCCTACCGCCAACATCATGGTGGCGATCTCCCTGATCATCGGCACACCGTTCTTCATTGTGTTCGGTTCTTTGTCTGACAAGATCGGCCGCAAGCCCATCATCCTGGCTGGCTGCTTGTTGGGTGCCCTGACGTACTTCCCCGTGTTTGAAGCGCTGACCAAAGCAGCTAACCCTGATTTGTACGCCGCACAACAGACCGCGAAGGTGACTGTGACTGCTGACCCCGCAGAGTGCTCGTTCCAGTTCAACCCCACTGGTACCAAGAAGTTCACTTCCAGCTGCGACATTGCCAAGCAGCGTCTGGCCGGTGCTTCCGTGTCTTATGAGAACGTGGCGGCTCCTGCCGGTACACCCGCTGTCATCAAGGTCGGCGAGACTGTGGTGAACGTGAAGTACAGCCCTGAAGACGTTGCTGCGGCCAAAGCCAAAGCCGAAGCCAAGCTGGCTGAGCTGTCTGCTGCCAACCCCGTGGACGAAAAAGCCGTGGCTGCTGCCAAGAAGTCTGTGGCTGACCTGAGCAACGAGAAGACCGCCGCCGGTACCCTGTTGGGCTCCAACCTGGGCGCTGCTTTGAAGGCTGCCGGCTACCCCGCCAAGGCTGACATGGCCAAGTTCGACAAGGTCAAGGTTGTGGTGATCCTCACCTACCTGGTGTTGTTGGTGACCATGGTGTACGGCCCTATTGCCGCCATGTTGGTGGAAATGTTCCCGACCCGCATCCGTTACACCTCCATGAGCTTGCCCTACCACATCGGTAACGGCTGGTTCGGTGGCTTGCTGCCTACGACTGCCTTCGCTATCGTTGCGCAGACCGGTAACATGTATAACGGCTTGTGGTACCCCATCATCATTGCGGGTGCAACCGTGGTGATCGGTGGCTTGTTCATCAAGGAAACCAAAGACGTTGACATCTACGCCAACGACTGA